CTATGGTGAAGATGACGTTTGATAAAGATATAGAGTAAGATAATGATACATATACCTATTAAGACATCAAATTTATGGAATATAGGTGATAATGTTGAGTGCCATTTTGCTCCAAAAATCATCCCAAAGTATGTCAGAGCAATATTCCAGGGCACAGAACCAAGAGTGGTATAAAGACAGAATTTAAGGAAATTCATTTTGGCTATGCCAGCAGGTAATGAGATAAATGTTCTGATAACAGGCATATTGCGGGTAAAAAATATGGTTAAGTCACCATATTTGTTAAACCATCGCTCAGCTACATCCATATCATGCTTGGTCATCAAGATATATTTACCATATTTCAAGATAAATGGTCTTCCCCCTATTAATCCAACCCAATAAGCGATGATTGACCCCATCAGGTTACCTAATGTGCCAGCAACCACTACCCAAAATATCTGAAATCTACCTTCTGATATGAGATATCCTGAAAAAGGCATAATAATTTCAGAGGGTAGGGGAATACACGCACTTTCAATAGCCATAGCTATTCCTATTCCCCAATATCCTGCGGCATTAATAATAGCGATAACAATTGATGCTAAAAATTCAAGTATTTTTGTTACCATATCTTCTCCTGAAAATAAGGAAGTAGAAAGTAGAGGGTAGAGAGTAGAAAGTAAAGGAAACATCATTCCTCACGCCTATCTCCTTACCTCCTACCTTCTATCTCCTATCACTATTTTCATCTTCCTTTGTGAGTCGCAGACTCATGCTCGTTTCCCCTGAAAATAGCGAATTAGTGAATTAGAGATTAGCGAATTAGTATAGTATCCACAGACTCGTATCCTCTGGTGTAGAACAGATATTCCCCCTTAATAAAGGGGGTTAGGGGGTTGTTCTTCCATTATTTTCATCCCCCTTTGTGAGCCGCAGGTTCATGAGTGTTTCCCCTGAAAATAAGGAAGTAGAAAGTAGAGAGTAGAAAGTAAAGAAAACATCA
This genomic window from bacterium contains:
- a CDS encoding DedA family protein; the protein is MMFPLLSTLYPLLSTSLFSGEDMVTKILEFLASIVIAIINAAGYWGIGIAMAIESACIPLPSEIIMPFSGYLISEGRFQIFWVVVAGTLGNLMGSIIAYWVGLIGGRPFILKYGKYILMTKHDMDVAERWFNKYGDLTIFFTRNMPVIRTFISLPAGIAKMNFLKFCLYTTLGSVPWNIALTYFGMIFGAKWHSTLSPIFHKFDVLIGICIIILLYIFIKRHLHH